One window of Psychrobacillus sp. FSL H8-0483 genomic DNA carries:
- a CDS encoding MaoC family dehydratase N-terminal domain-containing protein, which translates to MELKIGETFTWKRTFSEGEVIQFAEISGDKGKHHMVRDDQGRLMVHGLLTASIGTKIGGDLNYIARELVSEFLRPVFTGDTITCELSITDVVQSEGFKKIEIKSTYSNQHGKEVLIGTSHGIIRE; encoded by the coding sequence ATGGAGTTAAAAATAGGGGAAACTTTTACTTGGAAACGAACGTTTAGCGAAGGTGAGGTCATACAGTTTGCAGAGATATCTGGAGACAAAGGAAAACATCATATGGTACGAGATGATCAAGGTAGGTTGATGGTTCACGGGTTATTAACTGCAAGCATTGGGACAAAAATTGGTGGAGATTTAAACTATATTGCGAGAGAATTGGTGAGCGAGTTTCTACGTCCAGTTTTCACGGGTGATACGATTACCTGCGAGCTGTCTATTACCGATGTAGTCCAATCAGAGGGATTTAAAAAGATAGAAATCAAATCTACTTATAGCAATCAGCATGGTAAAGAAGTGTTGATTGGAACAAGCCACGGGATTATAAGGGAATAA
- a CDS encoding DNA repair exonuclease: MKEIRFLHIADLHLDSPFKGISAIPQNRWKDIRESTFHAFTNIIEYAIASKPDFLLIAGDIYDGENRSLRAQHLFQKGMEALGKENIPVFICYGNHDHLSGSWVRFQLPENVHVFGEEVETKSIMIKGVTVQISGFSYKDRHIREAMHAFYPIANSGDVHIGMLHGSMDGNKEHDVYAPFRKSDLIGKGYHYWALGHIHKRQIVHDDPPIVYPGNIQSRHRNEKGVKGFYEVTLTKDKADLQFIPSSAFIYDEMSVSCKGIMHANELIQHMEQALNSYIALNGNAIVELTLTDISEETAELLQASSKEEWLSLIQESVDMKNAFVIVKELNIKLPKEEWKESTMLMEILNNWEISDWKNVLKDMYQHPKGSRYLPAIDQNFIDNTMREAEHALSKAVTRGE, encoded by the coding sequence ATGAAAGAAATTCGTTTTCTTCATATTGCAGATTTACATTTGGATAGTCCATTTAAAGGGATATCTGCTATTCCACAAAATAGATGGAAGGATATACGAGAAAGTACCTTTCATGCTTTTACGAACATCATAGAGTACGCAATTGCTAGTAAGCCCGATTTTTTATTAATTGCCGGTGATATTTATGATGGAGAGAATAGAAGCCTACGTGCCCAGCATTTATTTCAAAAAGGCATGGAAGCTTTAGGTAAAGAAAATATTCCTGTTTTTATTTGCTATGGTAATCATGATCATTTAAGTGGGAGCTGGGTACGCTTTCAGCTACCAGAGAATGTCCATGTATTTGGAGAAGAAGTAGAAACGAAGTCTATTATGATTAAAGGAGTTACAGTGCAAATTTCAGGGTTTAGTTATAAGGACCGACATATTCGTGAAGCAATGCATGCTTTTTATCCAATCGCGAACAGTGGGGACGTTCATATAGGAATGCTGCATGGCAGTATGGATGGGAACAAGGAGCATGATGTATATGCTCCGTTTCGAAAGAGTGATCTAATTGGGAAGGGCTATCATTATTGGGCTCTGGGGCATATTCATAAGCGTCAAATTGTCCACGATGATCCTCCTATAGTATACCCAGGAAATATACAAAGCAGGCACCGAAATGAGAAAGGCGTTAAGGGGTTTTATGAAGTCACCTTAACGAAAGATAAGGCGGATCTACAATTTATTCCTTCATCTGCTTTTATTTATGATGAGATGAGTGTATCGTGTAAAGGCATCATGCATGCAAATGAATTAATCCAACATATGGAGCAAGCGCTAAATAGCTATATCGCCTTAAATGGAAATGCTATAGTGGAGCTTACACTGACGGACATTTCGGAAGAAACGGCTGAACTGCTACAAGCATCATCTAAGGAAGAATGGCTATCTTTAATTCAAGAAAGTGTTGACATGAAAAATGCCTTTGTAATTGTGAAAGAGCTAAATATCAAGCTTCCAAAAGAAGAATGGAAGGAATCTACTATGCTGATGGAAATATTAAATAACTGGGAAATTTCCGATTGGAAAAATGTCTTAAAAGATATGTATCAGCACCCAAAAGGAAGTAGATATTTACCTGCAATTGATCAGAATTTTATTGATAACACGATGAGGGAAGCAGAGCATGCGCTTTCTAAAGCTGTAACGAGGGGGGAGTAA
- a CDS encoding enoyl-CoA hydratase, translating to MYETLLVKKEGRIATLSLNRPETMNAMNEVMMRELAESLESLKEDLSIQVVILKGEGHAFSAGGDIKSMIDTENQLNIEDAMVYLSRVATTLYTLPQITIASVHGAAAGLGFSMVLGCDIIITEENSKLAMNFIGIGLVPDGGGHFFLKERVGIPKAKELMWSGKLFTGKEALKIGLVDEVASDGLGQATAESYAQKLLQSPLAAMIASKEILHASKLRDLELILEKEAKMQSAMRQTADHIEGINAFVEKRTPVFKGV from the coding sequence ATGTATGAAACTTTACTAGTAAAAAAAGAGGGAAGAATTGCAACTTTATCGTTAAATCGACCAGAAACAATGAATGCTATGAATGAAGTAATGATGAGAGAGCTAGCGGAGAGTTTAGAGTCATTAAAAGAAGATCTATCTATTCAAGTGGTAATTCTAAAGGGAGAGGGGCATGCCTTTTCAGCAGGTGGAGATATAAAATCAATGATAGATACGGAGAATCAACTCAATATCGAGGACGCTATGGTTTATTTATCTCGTGTTGCTACAACATTATATACATTACCTCAAATTACAATTGCTTCTGTTCACGGAGCAGCTGCCGGGCTTGGATTTAGTATGGTACTGGGATGCGATATTATTATTACAGAAGAAAACAGTAAGCTTGCGATGAATTTCATTGGAATTGGTCTTGTTCCCGATGGTGGAGGACATTTCTTCCTAAAAGAAAGAGTTGGAATTCCAAAAGCAAAGGAGCTTATGTGGAGCGGCAAGCTATTTACAGGAAAAGAAGCACTAAAAATAGGTCTAGTGGATGAGGTAGCGTCAGATGGATTAGGCCAAGCAACAGCGGAATCCTATGCTCAAAAGCTTCTGCAATCACCACTTGCTGCAATGATCGCTTCCAAAGAAATATTACATGCATCTAAACTACGAGACCTAGAATTAATTTTAGAAAAAGAAGCAAAAATGCAAAGTGCAATGCGTCAAACAGCAGATCATATAGAAGGAATTAATGCATTCGTAGAAAAGCGTACACCTGTATTTAAAGGAGTGTAA
- a CDS encoding XRE family transcriptional regulator, whose product MNDHRLGQTVLNYRKKSGMTIREFADYAGISTSLISQIERGQANPSLSVLKLIAQALNVPLFTLFINEIDTDSLISRKHERKKVYRENSDHIVFDVLTPDFMKAHIELLLMDLNAHASTTESHYSHDNQEEIAVVMKGQAYVELEGTEYFLNEGDVVRIPPNVKHRFLNKSDESNHILFVLTPSLV is encoded by the coding sequence ATGAACGATCATCGTCTCGGGCAAACCGTATTAAATTATCGTAAAAAGAGTGGTATGACAATTCGTGAGTTCGCTGATTATGCTGGGATTAGCACTTCACTTATTAGCCAAATAGAAAGAGGACAAGCAAATCCATCGTTAAGTGTACTAAAGCTGATTGCACAGGCATTAAATGTACCACTCTTTACCCTCTTCATTAATGAAATTGATACGGATTCGCTCATTTCGAGAAAACATGAACGAAAGAAAGTATATCGTGAGAATAGTGACCATATTGTCTTTGATGTGTTAACACCAGACTTCATGAAAGCACATATTGAACTCTTATTAATGGATTTAAATGCACACGCAAGCACTACGGAAAGTCACTATTCACACGATAACCAAGAAGAAATTGCTGTCGTCATGAAAGGACAAGCGTATGTCGAACTGGAAGGCACCGAATACTTTTTAAATGAAGGAGATGTCGTACGCATTCCACCAAATGTTAAACACCGATTTTTGAACAAAAGTGATGAATCGAATCATATTTTATTCGTACTAACTCCATCATTAGTTTAA
- a CDS encoding IS3 family transposase (programmed frameshift) produces MSKYTVEVKLQAVERYLTGNESYQTIAESIGVAKSQVITWVKLFEAHGEKGFKKGYTSYSSGFKLDVLNFMNETGASFLETASKFNISSPSTIYQWEELLKTKGLDALKTKKKRRPSMKKETKSNDKKTTPDEGSMEALRAENERLRMENAYFKKVESFSSRTRKITNKIKAQVIFELKKHYEVVDLVQVADIPRSTYYYWEKRLNQVDKYETVKEAIKNIYHEHKGRYGYRRITKELKKYGFRYDPKTINRLMNEIGLKCEVRIKKYRSYKGNVGKIAPNVLQRDFKAEKMNQKWVTDVTEFHLFGEKRYLSPVLDLCNGEIIAYKVMNRPVYQLVGDMLDEAVQRLQPGDEVILHSDQGWHYQMKKYQQTLQAHQITQSMSRKGNCLDNAVVENFFGLLKSELLYLQEFESMEHFEKELEEYMEYYNHKRMKAKLKDLSPVEYRTQFLEAA; encoded by the exons ATGTCTAAATATACAGTAGAAGTTAAATTACAAGCGGTGGAACGCTATTTAACTGGAAACGAAAGCTATCAAACTATTGCAGAAAGCATTGGCGTAGCTAAATCTCAAGTCATTACTTGGGTGAAATTATTTGAAGCACATGGTGAAAAAGGGTTTAAGAAAGGCTATACAAGCTACTCATCTGGGTTTAAACTAGACGTACTTAATTTTATGAACGAAACAGGTGCGTCTTTTCTAGAAACGGCAAGCAAATTTAATATTTCTTCTCCGAGTACTATTTATCAGTGGGAGGAGTTGCTTAAGACAAAAGGATTGGACGCGCTAAAAACAAAGAAAAAGAGGCGTCCATCCATGAAAAAGGAAACCAAATCGAATGACAAAAAAACAACTCCAGATGAAGGATCTATGGAAGCTCTACGAGCTGAAAATGAACGTTTGCGTATGGAGAATGCCTACT TTAAAAAAGTTGAAAGCTTTAGTTCACGAACAAGAAAAATTACAAACAAAATCAAAGCGCAAGTAATTTTTGAACTAAAGAAACATTATGAAGTCGTGGATTTAGTTCAAGTCGCTGACATTCCACGCAGTACTTATTACTACTGGGAAAAACGATTGAATCAAGTAGATAAATATGAAACAGTAAAAGAAGCGATCAAGAACATTTATCACGAACATAAGGGTCGTTATGGCTACCGCCGCATCACGAAAGAACTGAAGAAATACGGATTTAGGTATGACCCGAAGACCATCAATCGCTTAATGAATGAAATCGGTTTAAAATGTGAGGTCCGTATAAAGAAGTATCGCTCTTATAAAGGAAACGTTGGGAAAATCGCTCCTAATGTATTACAACGTGATTTTAAGGCGGAGAAAATGAATCAAAAATGGGTAACAGACGTGACCGAATTCCATCTCTTTGGAGAAAAACGTTATCTGTCACCTGTTCTAGATTTATGTAACGGTGAAATTATCGCATATAAAGTCATGAATCGACCGGTCTATCAACTTGTAGGAGATATGTTAGACGAAGCTGTTCAGCGCCTCCAGCCAGGAGACGAAGTCATCCTTCATTCTGATCAAGGCTGGCATTATCAAATGAAAAAATATCAACAGACATTACAAGCACATCAAATTACGCAGAGTATGTCTCGTAAAGGGAACTGTTTAGATAACGCAGTCGTTGAAAATTTCTTTGGCCTATTAAAGTCTGAACTGCTTTATTTACAAGAGTTTGAGAGCATGGAGCATTTTGAAAAGGAATTAGAAGAATATATGGAGTATTATAATCACAAGCGAATGAAGGCAAAATTAAAAGACTTGAGCCCGGTAGAATACCGAACTCAGTTCTTAGAAGCAGCCTAA
- a CDS encoding helix-turn-helix transcriptional regulator: MKNFVRDRRMALGMTQDELSEKLDVSRQTIISLEKGKYNPSINLAFKISRLFQCTIEQLFIYEEDEKNV; the protein is encoded by the coding sequence ATGAAGAATTTCGTTCGAGACAGAAGAATGGCATTGGGAATGACACAGGATGAACTATCAGAGAAGCTGGATGTATCAAGGCAGACGATTATTTCATTGGAAAAAGGAAAGTACAATCCATCCATAAATTTGGCCTTTAAAATTTCTAGACTGTTCCAATGTACGATTGAACAATTGTTTATTTATGAGGAGGATGAAAAGAATGTATGA
- a CDS encoding helix-turn-helix domain-containing protein: MSDTLRKEIQKRILNQDYHCEKELTLSIISGKWKVVILWHLGVEGTHRFSELQKLFPGISHKILSNQLRDLIEDAIVHREVIPEVPPKVEYSMTELGMTLLPIVEMMYEWGKKRIDQIKQEEIYLE; encoded by the coding sequence ATGTCAGATACATTAAGAAAAGAGATCCAAAAAAGAATATTAAATCAAGATTATCATTGTGAAAAAGAACTTACCTTATCGATTATTAGCGGGAAATGGAAAGTTGTTATTTTGTGGCATTTAGGTGTAGAAGGGACACATCGATTCAGCGAACTTCAAAAGCTTTTCCCGGGAATATCCCATAAAATATTATCAAATCAATTACGTGACCTGATAGAAGATGCAATTGTTCATAGAGAAGTGATTCCAGAAGTTCCTCCGAAAGTCGAATATTCAATGACTGAACTTGGGATGACGTTATTACCTATCGTTGAGATGATGTATGAATGGGGAAAAAAACGAATAGATCAAATTAAACAAGAAGAAATATATTTAGAATAA
- a CDS encoding helix-turn-helix domain-containing protein: MNANPNVAMIATLVSETSRAAILTVLLDGRFHPASELAYMAGIKPQTASFHLTKMIDANVVTVEKQGRHRYYGIRNQEVAQVMESFLSIAPPIEIKSLKQASEDKAMRFARTCYDHLAGNLGVQLTDSLIKMGVIYEEKDGFTVTEKGESFFTTFLIDLEMVKKKRRSFTHKCLDWSERRHHLAGALGNALLERLLELNWVQRLPKTRAIKITSDGKKGLKETFSFDITNN, translated from the coding sequence ATGAATGCAAATCCAAATGTAGCAATGATTGCTACTCTTGTGAGTGAAACTTCTCGTGCAGCAATATTAACAGTCTTATTAGATGGTAGATTCCATCCTGCAAGTGAATTAGCATATATGGCAGGAATCAAACCACAAACGGCTAGTTTCCATTTGACAAAAATGATCGATGCGAATGTAGTTACAGTTGAAAAACAAGGAAGACATCGATATTATGGAATTCGAAACCAAGAAGTTGCTCAAGTTATGGAGTCATTTTTATCAATAGCTCCACCAATTGAAATTAAATCATTAAAACAGGCTTCGGAAGATAAAGCGATGCGTTTTGCAAGAACATGTTATGATCATCTTGCAGGGAATTTAGGAGTACAATTAACAGATTCTTTAATTAAAATGGGTGTTATTTATGAAGAAAAGGACGGGTTTACTGTTACTGAAAAAGGAGAATCATTCTTTACAACTTTTCTAATTGATCTTGAAATGGTTAAGAAAAAGCGTCGTTCATTCACACACAAATGTTTAGATTGGAGTGAAAGACGTCACCATCTTGCGGGAGCATTAGGAAATGCCCTTCTAGAAAGATTATTAGAATTAAATTGGGTTCAACGTTTACCTAAAACAAGAGCAATAAAAATCACTTCTGACGGGAAAAAGGGACTAAAAGAAACATTTTCTTTTGATATTACAAACAACTAA
- a CDS encoding YafY family protein: MAKIDNVLAILWMLSSGEKITAKQISEKLEMNIRTVYRYIDTLSISGVPIISDAGHNGGYTLLNNFIEAPLFFDFEEQTSLFHAAIFAEEAGYYGGEALNRAISKLRKYSNQEQETKINQHLTSLEVISRLSSLAMEPFLKKLEQAVADGYSVKALYHKSAEGQSKYRLVDPYRIIYWNNKWYVIGFCHLRNDIRSFRVDRMESLMLTENKFNRPENFSARDFFMKNLVPTIEDKEGIISLVINGDKRALSDICQHWFLGNYLQEWTSNQAVFLLEKDIIHTYVPYLLLPYGKSIRVIEPISLKKRMIEVLSELIKFHQI, encoded by the coding sequence ATGGCTAAAATTGACAATGTACTAGCGATTCTATGGATGCTTAGTTCAGGTGAAAAAATTACTGCGAAACAAATTTCAGAAAAGTTAGAGATGAATATAAGGACTGTGTATCGTTATATTGATACACTTTCAATAAGCGGTGTACCTATAATTTCAGACGCAGGACATAACGGTGGATACACTTTATTGAACAATTTTATTGAAGCTCCTCTTTTTTTTGATTTTGAGGAGCAAACCTCGCTATTTCACGCTGCTATTTTTGCAGAAGAAGCCGGGTATTATGGAGGTGAAGCACTAAATAGGGCTATTTCAAAGCTAAGAAAATATTCGAATCAAGAGCAGGAAACAAAGATAAATCAACATTTAACTAGTCTTGAAGTAATAAGTCGATTAAGTTCCCTCGCTATGGAACCTTTTTTGAAGAAGTTGGAGCAGGCCGTAGCTGACGGATACTCTGTAAAAGCTCTATACCATAAAAGTGCTGAAGGGCAATCAAAGTATAGATTGGTGGATCCGTACAGAATTATTTATTGGAATAATAAGTGGTATGTGATTGGATTTTGTCATCTTAGGAATGATATCCGTAGTTTTAGAGTAGATCGAATGGAAAGTCTAATGTTAACCGAAAATAAGTTTAACCGACCAGAAAATTTTTCAGCGCGTGACTTTTTTATGAAAAACCTTGTTCCAACTATAGAAGATAAGGAAGGGATTATTTCTTTGGTTATTAATGGAGATAAAAGGGCATTGAGTGATATTTGCCAACATTGGTTTTTAGGAAATTATTTACAAGAGTGGACTTCAAATCAAGCAGTATTTCTTCTTGAGAAAGATATAATACATACATATGTACCTTATTTACTTTTACCGTACGGTAAATCTATTCGAGTTATTGAGCCAATCAGTCTTAAGAAAAGAATGATTGAAGTTTTGTCGGAATTAATAAAATTTCATCAAATTTGA
- a CDS encoding type 1 glutamine amidotransferase family protein, which produces MQTKKVFLYVFNTMSDWEYGYLIAELNSGRYFKKDLAPLKVITVGANKEIITTMGGLSIKPDISLDECTLESTDLIILPGGNTWGEDIHQPILKKIGEALKLGTIVAAICGATEGLANVGYLDSRKHTSNDLEYIKMVCPNYKGEKFYEMEPVVSGENLVTASGVAPLEFAMEVMKKLDVFAPDTLHSWYNLNKTHKPEYFFQLMDSISR; this is translated from the coding sequence ATGCAAACAAAAAAAGTTTTTCTTTATGTATTTAATACAATGTCGGACTGGGAATATGGATATTTAATTGCGGAACTAAACTCAGGAAGATATTTCAAAAAAGATTTAGCACCTTTAAAAGTAATTACAGTAGGAGCTAATAAAGAAATTATTACTACAATGGGAGGACTGAGCATAAAACCAGATATTTCCCTTGATGAGTGTACTCTTGAGAGTACGGATCTTATAATTTTACCTGGAGGGAATACTTGGGGAGAAGATATTCATCAACCTATTTTGAAAAAAATTGGCGAGGCTTTAAAGCTTGGCACTATTGTTGCTGCAATTTGTGGTGCAACTGAGGGACTAGCGAATGTTGGATACCTAGATTCTAGAAAGCATACAAGCAATGACTTAGAGTATATTAAAATGGTCTGTCCTAATTATAAAGGAGAAAAATTTTATGAGATGGAACCTGTAGTATCTGGCGAGAATTTGGTTACTGCATCAGGAGTAGCTCCTCTGGAATTTGCGATGGAAGTAATGAAAAAATTAGATGTATTTGCACCAGATACATTGCATTCATGGTATAACCTAAATAAGACTCATAAACCCGAATATTTTTTCCAGTTAATGGACTCAATAAGTAGATGA
- a CDS encoding 3-ketoacyl-ACP reductase yields the protein MQTITGKVALITGAGRGIGRATAIAFAQEGIHVGLVGRTLENLQQVAEELKQYEVKVAIAAANVADLDSITAAVESIRGELGAIDILVNNAGISKFGSFMDLTPEEWTNIIDVNVKGVYYTTRAVLPEMMERNTGDIINISSTAGQKGAPITSAYSASKAAVIGLSESLMLEVRKKNIRVTTLTPSTVATDMAVELNLTDGNPEKVMQAEDLAELMVAQLKLHPRVVLKHAGLWSTNP from the coding sequence ATGCAAACAATCACAGGGAAAGTGGCATTAATTACAGGAGCAGGGCGTGGAATTGGACGTGCAACAGCAATAGCTTTTGCGCAGGAAGGTATTCACGTAGGTCTTGTTGGACGTACGCTTGAAAATTTACAACAAGTTGCAGAGGAACTTAAACAATATGAAGTGAAGGTAGCAATCGCTGCAGCGAATGTAGCGGATTTAGATTCTATCACAGCAGCGGTTGAATCGATTCGTGGCGAGCTTGGTGCAATCGATATTTTAGTAAATAATGCCGGCATTTCAAAATTCGGTAGCTTCATGGACTTAACGCCTGAAGAATGGACAAATATTATCGATGTCAACGTAAAAGGTGTGTACTACACAACACGTGCGGTATTACCAGAAATGATGGAGCGCAACACAGGCGACATCATTAACATCTCATCAACAGCTGGTCAAAAAGGTGCACCAATTACAAGTGCATACTCGGCTTCAAAAGCTGCAGTTATTGGACTAAGTGAGTCATTAATGCTTGAAGTGCGTAAGAAAAATATTCGCGTTACAACGTTAACACCAAGTACAGTTGCGACCGATATGGCAGTTGAGCTAAACTTAACAGACGGTAATCCAGAAAAAGTAATGCAAGCAGAAGATTTAGCAGAATTAATGGTTGCGCAGCTAAAACTTCATCCACGTGTTGTATTAAAACATGCAGGCCTTTGGTCGACGAACCCTTAA
- a CDS encoding YhzD family protein, translating into MKMYKFTAFEPTGKLIVEETWSFENDDEAKKKGEAAVEEKGLAETTHRLVNSSGKLVLFHV; encoded by the coding sequence TTGAAAATGTATAAATTTACTGCATTTGAACCAACTGGAAAATTGATTGTGGAAGAGACTTGGAGTTTCGAAAATGACGACGAAGCGAAGAAAAAAGGGGAAGCTGCTGTCGAAGAAAAAGGCTTAGCAGAAACAACACATCGTTTAGTAAATAGCTCCGGTAAACTAGTATTATTCCACGTGTAA
- a CDS encoding flavin reductase family protein — MKQVSNTEIIKPKILYYGTPVILLNSLNEDGTVNISPMSSSWALGDCIILGIGLGGKAIENLERHPECVINVPSPSLWENVEQLAPYTGKNPVPDYKKKIGFTYEKEKYDISRLTPTESKSVKPTRIMECPIQIEARVKNIRIPDHSPGFAIVETQAVHVHAHKEIIIEENHIDPNKWSPLIYNFRHYFGLGNQLGKTFRSEI, encoded by the coding sequence ATGAAACAGGTTTCAAACACTGAAATTATTAAACCAAAAATTCTATACTACGGAACTCCTGTGATCTTACTAAATTCGCTAAATGAGGATGGAACCGTTAATATCAGCCCAATGTCATCGTCATGGGCATTAGGAGATTGTATTATATTGGGAATTGGACTTGGCGGGAAAGCGATTGAAAACTTAGAACGACATCCTGAATGTGTAATCAATGTTCCGAGTCCCTCATTATGGGAGAATGTTGAACAATTAGCCCCTTATACAGGGAAAAATCCCGTTCCAGATTATAAGAAAAAGATTGGATTTACATATGAAAAAGAAAAATATGATATTAGTAGATTAACACCTACTGAGTCTAAATCGGTAAAACCTACTCGAATTATGGAGTGTCCAATTCAAATTGAGGCAAGGGTGAAAAACATTCGAATTCCTGATCATTCTCCTGGTTTTGCAATTGTTGAGACACAAGCTGTACATGTACATGCTCATAAGGAAATCATTATTGAAGAAAATCATATTGACCCAAATAAATGGAGCCCACTTATATATAATTTTCGTCATTATTTTGGTCTTGGTAACCAGTTAGGTAAAACCTTTAGATCCGAAATATAA
- a CDS encoding DMT family transporter, with product MKSPHISYALLFFGVFALSTSAIFVKLADAPATITAFYRMLFATVILFPFLLVNKKNRQELHSLSKKQWGLGLLSGVFLAAHYVLWFESLNYTSVASSTVIVTLQPLFSMIGGYFLFKERFSKGAIMGFLVAIAGSIVIGWQDFQISGLALFGDILALIAAGIITAYFFIGQHVRKRLSLIPYSVISYGSSTLLLGIFAFCQQTPFFNYSVQTWWSFIGLAFIATVLGQTIFNWLLKWLSTSIISMSILGETIGTCILAYFILDEVISLQQGMGIVLILIGLALFLLQKRNKE from the coding sequence TTGAAATCCCCTCATATTTCTTACGCACTCTTATTTTTTGGCGTATTTGCATTATCAACTTCAGCTATCTTTGTGAAATTAGCTGATGCACCTGCTACAATTACAGCATTTTATCGGATGCTTTTTGCAACTGTAATACTTTTTCCATTTTTATTAGTTAATAAAAAGAACCGACAAGAATTACATTCGTTATCCAAAAAACAATGGGGACTCGGATTATTATCAGGCGTATTTCTAGCAGCACACTATGTATTGTGGTTTGAATCATTAAATTACACATCTGTTGCAAGTTCGACGGTTATCGTCACATTACAACCACTATTTTCGATGATTGGCGGCTATTTTTTATTCAAAGAGCGTTTCAGTAAAGGGGCTATAATGGGTTTTCTCGTAGCGATTGCCGGAAGTATTGTCATTGGATGGCAAGATTTTCAAATTAGTGGACTAGCATTATTTGGCGATATACTTGCTCTTATTGCGGCAGGCATCATAACAGCTTACTTCTTCATTGGTCAGCATGTTCGTAAAAGGCTATCTCTTATCCCATATTCAGTTATTAGTTACGGGAGCAGTACATTACTTTTAGGTATTTTTGCTTTCTGTCAGCAAACACCCTTCTTTAATTATTCTGTACAAACATGGTGGTCCTTTATTGGATTAGCGTTTATTGCAACAGTTTTAGGGCAAACAATTTTCAATTGGTTGTTGAAATGGCTAAGTACTTCCATTATTTCAATGAGTATATTAGGAGAGACAATTGGAACTTGTATACTCGCGTATTTCATTTTGGATGAAGTCATTTCTTTACAACAAGGTATGGGTATCGTACTCATCTTAATCGGTCTAGCATTATTTTTACTACAGAAAAGAAATAAAGAATAA
- a CDS encoding permease: MWSFNTFKDKRYWILLIPAIIILVLYAVFTPDYILEKTYVLPFSILIGTALFWSTYHLWKYFGDKKKRNNTDDSCDL; this comes from the coding sequence ATGTGGAGTTTTAACACTTTTAAAGACAAACGTTATTGGATTCTTTTGATTCCAGCTATAATTATTTTGGTCTTGTACGCTGTTTTTACCCCTGATTATATTCTTGAAAAAACTTACGTTTTACCATTTTCAATACTTATAGGTACAGCTTTATTCTGGTCGACATACCATCTTTGGAAGTATTTTGGTGATAAAAAGAAGAGGAATAATACGGATGACAGTTGCGATTTGTAA
- a CDS encoding helix-turn-helix transcriptional regulator yields the protein MENRVKELRIEYGITQQELADKVSVSSRTIISLEKQKYNPSVLLAYKIASVFNLSIEETFIFDEDDK from the coding sequence ATGGAAAATAGAGTGAAAGAATTGCGAATAGAATATGGGATAACGCAACAAGAATTAGCTGATAAAGTAAGTGTATCTTCTAGAACAATCATCTCATTAGAAAAACAAAAGTATAATCCATCTGTGCTACTTGCGTATAAAATAGCTTCAGTCTTTAATTTATCAATTGAAGAAACTTTTATTTTTGATGAGGATGACAAATAA